In one window of Desulforhabdus amnigena DNA:
- a CDS encoding DUF72 domain-containing protein, with amino-acid sequence MNLKVGCCGFAGRRALYFKHFPTVEIQKTFYQPPRIETALRWRREAPPGFCFTLKAWQLITHQPSSPTYRRLAHPVSPEVSKRLGGFRPSREVQDAWRVTREIAEVLQASVVVFQCPAGFTPTEENIRNFSAFFSSLVRGAFRIAWEPRGPWPPELVQELCGSLDLIHCVDPFKDKCLSEGAVYYRLHGIGGYRYRYGDMDLQRLLSLCEGREGYVMFNNMTMKEDALRFIACLHREGESF; translated from the coding sequence ATGAACCTTAAGGTCGGTTGCTGTGGGTTTGCCGGAAGGCGGGCACTCTATTTCAAGCACTTCCCGACGGTGGAGATCCAGAAGACCTTTTATCAGCCGCCCCGTATAGAGACCGCCCTGCGCTGGCGGCGGGAGGCTCCGCCAGGTTTTTGTTTCACCCTCAAGGCCTGGCAGCTCATCACCCACCAGCCCTCCAGCCCCACCTACCGACGCCTTGCCCATCCCGTTTCGCCGGAGGTTTCGAAGCGCTTGGGAGGCTTCCGTCCTTCGCGGGAGGTTCAGGATGCCTGGCGGGTCACCAGGGAGATTGCCGAGGTCTTGCAGGCCTCTGTGGTAGTCTTTCAGTGCCCGGCCGGTTTCACTCCAACGGAGGAAAATATCCGCAATTTTTCGGCGTTTTTCTCTTCCCTGGTGCGAGGGGCTTTCCGAATCGCCTGGGAGCCCCGGGGCCCCTGGCCGCCTGAGCTGGTCCAGGAGCTTTGCGGCAGTCTCGATCTCATTCACTGTGTCGACCCTTTCAAGGACAAGTGCCTGAGTGAAGGAGCTGTTTACTATCGTCTGCACGGTATCGGTGGTTATCGCTACCGCTACGGCGACATGGACCTTCAAAGGCTTCTCTCCCTGTGCGAAGGAAGGGAAGGGTACGTCATGTTCAACAATATGACGATGAAAGAGGATGCGCTGAGATTCATCGCCTGTTTGCACCGTGAGGGGGAGTCCTTCTGA